In Silene latifolia isolate original U9 population chromosome 6, ASM4854445v1, whole genome shotgun sequence, the genomic window ATCTCTACTCAGGAAGCAAATTATTATGGCTGGTCTTGCCAGTATGGTCTATCATATATGGATGGCTCGCAACAAACGTCGACTGGAAGGGGCTGTTGATCATCCTAGGATAGTGTTTCAGCATATTAAGCGTGATGTAATCCTTAGAGTTTCAGCTCGTTTAGGAGTGATTAAGCACAAAGTTAGTTATTCTTGACTAGACCATGTAAGGACGTTCTAAAGTGTGTTTGGTACTTTGTAACCAAGTAGGGTGATGTAATTCCTCATGATTATGCTAATATATTAACCTTTCACCTaaaataaaatgatttttcaaatcaaaataaactAAATGACgaaaaataatttttattttattttcaataaaaataaatatgggtaaataaattcaaattaaggtaaaataaaattaattcatTTGAAATGtgataaataatttaaatttcatttaaattaattaaattcctCATCGataacgcccattctacatcgaaAATGAGCACGGAATAATAACTAAGTCGAACAGTTGTgtacatgtcgtcctatcatcatcgggtgttggtCGGGATTTCTTTAGatgccaatatcgacagatacgggtatctacagagcccccactttgactgaggcttggacaaggcgctagtcaaagtataccccaagtcCATTAGACCACGTATATAAGGtcgtcagccataagaagagatcatacctgaaactacGTGGGGATTTGTTTCTCCCGCTTCTCATTGGTTGTCTTCGACCTTGATATTTgaataaatggtgggttgagccttattcTCAGGCGCCTATGTATCCATTTATGTCGAAATCAAACCCGCGATCGTAGTTCGGCATTGCAGGGCACACATTTCTTGCTAGTATGCCTGGGTGAACGGATTTATTTCCAAAAAGATAACCGTTGCTTCTGTTGTTGACGGAGATTTCCGATTTTCTTGAAGTAGGTCTCTAAAGCCCACGGCTTTAGAGCCCTCAGTTGAAATGTTTCCTGCTATATTAGGAAAGGCATATGCAGCAATAGCAAGCATGTAATTGGATGTTAGATTCTTGAAATTGAaaggtttgaaatatttgaaatgaaaCTCTGCTTGGAGTTGTAAAATGAAACTCTGCTGGGGAGTTGTAATAAATTGATTTGTACGGGCGGTCGACCCGATATTTGAAACTTGGTAACCCGTTGGTGATAAAAATATTTTTGGATCACCGatatttgaaaaatgattttaggCCTTGGGCCTGTAATTTTGAAAATGTTGGGTCATTGACCCGATCTATCGTCGAACATGAGATTTTGACTCCGACACGACTCAAGAAATTGAAATGGGCTTAGCCTGTGCTTATGACTCATAAAATGTGCAAGCTTATACTTAAATATTGACTAGCTGGGGTTGAAAAATGTAGATTGGACGATTCGACGCCCGAACATAAATTGAAAAACTCGCGAAAACacgctactagaggaggaaaaggGACGGCGGCCCGCCCGACCCGGCTTGGCCCGTGTCCGAGGCCCACACGGCCTCCATGGATGGTAACTCTTAGAGTTTGCATAAACGGATCCCCTTGTTTCTTATATAAAGGGGATCAAGGATTTTATAATTGCATATCTTTGCAACTTTTCTTCTCAATCTTTTTCTCAAAAAATTCCTCAAACATGAGTTCACTAATTGGAATTATGAAGGGTTGGGTTAATGATTTTAGAAAACATGATACCCAAATACTTGTGGAGATGGGGATTCAACAAATCCTTGTCTTTAGACAAATTTCTCCTCAAATTGCCTTCTTAGATGAatgcttgaaaagatgggatcCTACCCATCATGTCTTTACCTTTCCCGAAGGGGAAATTTGCCCTCTTCCTGAGGATTTTACCATTTCATGACTACCTCAACTTATCTCGTTCTGAGGTTGACAATATCATTGATGGAGGGCGAGTTAACCTACTTGCCTTAGCTTCCAAGTTTAAGGAGACTAATTATCCCAAAATTGCTACTGTTTACCGACAACGGGCATTTGGGCTTATCTTACTTCACCTTTATTGTTTTGAAGGTAGCATGAATGGCTTAACGGGCCAGGGTCAAGCCCGTCTAATTTGGATTGTTGAGCAAATGGGAAATGGTTTAAACCCAGCTTGGGTTATTCTTGCTGAAACCATAAGAGGATTGGATGCTCGGAAGCGCAATCCCGCCTTGCCATATACTGGATTAACCCGAATTCTTCGGGTttgatttttctctttctctttttcttcttctttttttttttttttttgccgttttcttttgcttttttttttttttttttttttttttttttgtctttttttcttcttctttttttgccttttttttttatGTCGGGTTTTTGGCAGGCCTGGCTCTTTGAGAGGCTTGGATTGATTGATAAACGAACTTTGAAGAAGTATCGAGTGAGTAGCTTTCCTTCTCGGACACCAAGATGTGGATTTGGTATGACCGCAAGCTATTGGCATGATGTGATAACTATTGGAGCTGGGTCCCATATTCGTTGGACTTTGCCATGGCTATATGTGGACTCTCTTACGGGCCTCTCTGATATGGATAAGACTAGGTATACTACCTTACTGGGCTTAGATCATTCGACCTATATTTATCCGGACCGAGTACTTCGCCAATTCGGTCGTCAACAGATTATCCCTAAGATTGAGGCTGCTAGAGGCCCAATCTTTGATGTTAGCCGTTCTAAGTGTCAAAGTTGGTTGCGGGCTTGGCATTCACGGACCATTTGGCTTATGGTCAAACTCGCAGAGATAACATGGGTTTCTAATCCTTATTCGGCATGGACTACTGAGAAATGCTTCGAGATCCGCAAGAAATTGCAGAAAGAGGATGTTCGAGCTTGGGAGTATCGCCAAAAGGAACTAAAGAACCGGGCCTATTTCAAGGACATATTTCCGACTCTAGATGAGACCAAAGCTGAGACTGGTGAGGGTTCTAAGACTGACCCTAAGAATTCAAGGGTTTGGCAAAGATTGTGTTCATCGACCACAATTGGGCCGACACTAGTTGACAGGCTCGGCCCTCGACTGAGTGTGAGAGACCGACTAGGCCCGCGGGAAAAAGATGTGGGTCCTCCGGTGAAACGGGCCAAAGTGAAGATGGGTGAGACATCGTCTCGTGGTGATGGGCCGCGCGGCCCGGGTTGTAGCTAGGCTTGAGACTTAGTCTTGGCtattttactattattatatatattatgttgTTTGTTTTCCTTCTCGTTTATGTGATGAGCTTTGCTCGGAAATAAAAGATGTaatgggcttcgcccggaatTAGAAATAAAAAAACTACTATTTATTAAGAATTCCCAATTTCTGCAttcaaaaatttcatttttgtatTACAAAATTGATgtttcggttgtactcttttcaAGAGTTGCCTACGTATCTGCTTGCGCAGAATCAAACCGAGTCCATAGTTCCGGTTACAAAGGTATTTAATGAGGTGTTGGCAAATACCGACAACTTATGATTTATTCTAAATGCATTGCAATTTCAAAtattatttcataacatttgagaatgAGGTCCCTTTTCAAGGGTAGCACTTCTTCAGTTGATCTAAGTTTGTTGGGTTTGCAACGTCGTTCCCATTCAGATCTGTCAATCGAACGGCTCCACCCGACAAAATCTTCTTGACCTAATATGGCCCGACAATTTGGTTTGAATTTACCTCTCGGGTCTACCGGCAACAATGCACGCACGGATTTCAAGACCAAATCTTCTTCTTTGATTCCTCggggtttgacctttttgttaAAGGCCCTCTCTATCCTCTTCTGGTAAAGTTGTACATGATATAAGGCATTTAAACGGCACTCATGGAGAATTACTTGAGAATCATATGGGGCTTGGACCCAATCCGCTTCTGGGACCTCACTTTCAAGTAGGATTCTTAGAGacggtatttctaactcgactggttgaaCCACTTCCATCCCGTACACCAAATAATATGGGGTTGCCCCCGTTGCTGTCCTTATTGAAGTCCTATACccccataatgcaaagggtatcTTCTCAGGCCATTCCCGATAATTATCGGTCATTTTCCTTAGAATAGTTGCAACTGTCTTGTTGGCAGCTTCTACCGCATCATTTGTCTGTGGACGATAAGGTGATGATTTGTGATGTTTGATCTTATACTTCTGAAGTATAAGTTCGGTTTCAGCTTGAAAATGGGTACCACGGTCACTTATGAACTCGTGTGGGACCCCATATCGGCAAATAatgtcattctgaatgaactttgccaCTTGTTTTGCATTGAGAACCTTATAGGATTTAGCTTCTACCCACATCGTGAAGTAGTCAATGGCAACAAGAATGTAGCAATGCCCTTCCGTTCCGAAAGGGTTTACCTTTCCAGTTATGTCTATTCCTCAGgttgaaaatggccagggagatgtcatagtGTACAACATCGAAGGAGGTAAATGTTGGACATTCGCGAAAATTTTGCAATTATGACAGTGCCTAACATATTTCCGACAGTCCGCTTCCATCGTGATCCAATAGTAACCCAATCTCATGATTTTTCGGGCTAACATGTGTGCGTTCCTGTGTGGCccacattctccgtcatggacttttTCCATAACCTTCTCGGAAGTTGATTTATCGATACATCGTAAAAGAAATCCTTGGGCGGTCTTTTTGTATAACTGCCCGTCACCAGTCTTGATAAATTGGGCCACCAACATTCGAAGGGCCCGCTTTCCTCATGTGTCGAGGTCTGAAGGGTATTCTCCCGTCTCTTTGTATTTCAAGATGGCGGTATACCAAAGATCGGTTTCACTTTCCTCGGGATTGTCGATTACATTCACATATGATGGTGCGGATCTCCTTTCAACACAAATGGGCATATTATCCATATGCTCAGGAATATTGATTAAGGCTGCCAATTTTGATAATGCATCGGCAAATTGATTTTCATCTCTCGGAAGATGAACATATTTGACATCGTCAAAGAATCGTTCCAATTCCTCGATCCTCATTTGATAAGGAGCCAAACTTTCACTTTTGATTTTCTAGGACTCGGTTACTCGATTGATTACCAAAGACGAGTCCCCGTGCACTAGAAGTCATTTCACGCCCAGGTCTAGAGCGCTATACGTAAATCGAGCAAACATGCTTCGTATttggcggcattgttggtgatatTGAAGTCCAATTTGATTGAGAGTGGCAGATGTTCACCTGTTGGGAAAATGAGGAGAATTACGACTCCATATCCCATGTAGTtggatgctccatcgaaatataGGTCCCACACGTCATCTTCGATATGGATTACGTTCtcatcgggaaatgaccaagtgtcgatTGCCTCGGTTTCTTCAATTGGATTTTCGGCAAGGAAATCGGCCACTACCCTCCTTTTTATAGCTTTTAAgggtacgtatttgaggtcgaattcggaTAGCATAAGGGTCCATCTTGACATTCTACCATTTAGtaccggtttttcaaacaagtacttgatcggatccatttttgaataaatgctaacactgtagctaagcatgtagtgccTTAACTTCTTTGTGTCCCAAACCAAAGCTAAGCATGTCTTTTCAAGTGGAGTATATTTCACTTCATAttctaagaactttttactaatgtagtaaattgctctttcttctttgtcaacAGTTTGGGCTAGCATAGCTCCCATTGCAGGATCCGTAACTGAAAGGTACAGTGATAAGGGCAACCCAGATACAGGTGGGCTAAGAACTGGAGGTGATGATAACACTTCTTTGACTTTGTCAAAAGCAGCTTGCCATTGTTTATCCTAGATTTCATGTTCTCCAACCTTTAGTTTCTTACAGATCGGCTCGCATATCATTGTCAGCTTCGCGACAAATCGGCTTATATATTGGACTCGGCCCAAGAAACCTCGGATTTGTTTCTCGGTCCCGGGAGGAAGCATTTCTACGATAGCCTTGATTTTGGACGGGTCCACTTCGATGCCACGGTGCCTAATGATGTGGCCCAATAGTTTACCCGAAGTGACTCCAAATGCACACTTCTGTGGATTTaatctcatgttgtattttcgcaaTCTTTCGAAGAACTTTTGAAGTGCTTCGAGATGACCACTTCGTTCTTTGGATTtcacgatcatgtcatcgacgtaaacttctacttctttatgcatcatgtcatgtagcaacgtCGTTGCTGTCCTTTGATATGTTGCCCCGGCATTGATCAAACTGAAAGGCATCAcggtatagcaataggttcccattGCGTTGTGAACGCGGTTTTCTGCATATCTTCCTTGGCCATTTTTATTTGGTTATATccggcatacccatccatgaacgATAGAAGAGCGTGATTAGTGGTATTGTTGACCAAAATGTCGATATGAGGAagtgggaaatcgtccttcggacttgccttatTTAGATCACGAAAATCCACACAAACTCTGACTTTCCCGTCTTTCTTTGTTACTGGAACGACGTTAGCAACCCAATCTGAATATTCTGAGACTTTGataaacccggctttgaattgtttgtcgatTTCTTCCTTTACCTTTAAGGACCATTCGTTACGCATTCtacgtagcttctgtttcactgGCTTAAAACCCGGCTTGATCGAGATTTTATGTTCTGCAATTTCCCGGTCAATTCCCGGCATATCCTTGTAGGACCATGCAAATACATCTTTGAAAGCCCCTAGTAGATTGATAAACCCTCGTCTTTCTTCGGGATCTAAGGTAGTTCCTATCTTAAGTTCCTTCGGTTCAACTAAGGTTCCCACATTAATGGtttcggtatcttctattacaGAGCTTCTCTGGTCGTATTCTTCCAATCCTTTAACCAATTGTGGAGGCGGTCTACCTCCTCATCATCTTTAGTCAATTCGCCTTCGGCCTCTTCTCAATGTCATtactaaaacaatcattttcaaaaattaaattgcaatgtaaataaaacaagtcataagcaaactggttcattttattattaatttgaTAATTTGCGAAATGCGATAACATTTGGGCCAACTGATCAGAATTCAGTTGTGGAATAGGGGTATTCGGGATAGGCCCCGGAATACCAACATGAGAAGGAAAGACTGGGGAGGGGGTGTTTTCAACActtgactccttagactcaaactTAGGACTCGACTCGGACTTAGACTCGGAACCAGTTTCATCATCTGGATTGAATATCTCGCCTTCTCCAGTAGTCAATTTGAATAAAAGCCCTTTGTTGTTGGTCCATTTAATGGTTTTTCGCCAACCCGAgctagtcctctgaggatctacctCGGAAATGAGGGTAGATGGATCGAACCTTTCACTTCTAAGGATCATGTTTACCAAACCTTCGTTCGGTATCTCAATTTTCTTCTATTCTCCGAAGAGAAGGCCCAAAGCCCTATTATCAGTGATTGGGGCCGGTTTTGTCTTCGCCGGCATCACGGTTAGGATGTCCTTAGGGATGTAGTAATAATTTTGGAATATTTCAATCCCGGGGAGTAGTCTCTTATGCTTCCAATCATAAATGGGTTCGGGAAAATCCAGACAAGGCTCGGCTTTGCCGGCCCTCGTAAGTATCCATTTAAAGTAAGAAGATACGATTCCATTTCGATTTCCCGATCTTCGATCGGTTTCTTACTCGTCTTGAGATAATCTTTAtcggtgggtttatatccaagcccAAATGTCATCCCTTTGTCCATGGGTAGTTTGACTTCAAATTTATCTTCTTTTCGAGGGTATAATGATAAACCAAAGTATTTTTCGGTTTTGAAAACGACCTCGCAAATGCGACTATTTGTGTATAGGTCCATATTCTCCACCTCGGGATTGAACTTGATGGTTTTGGCTACTTCGAACCCACACGGATCGTTAGGGGGGTCGTCCCTCACTTCGGAAGTGATATCCCCTCCGTCCACTACAATTGGAGTAGCATTGATGGTAATGACCTCACCCTTGAACGGGACTTTGATTTTTCGATGTAATATTGAAGATACGGCCCCTACCGCATGGATTGAAGGTCTACCGAATAGGAAATTGAAGGATGAAGCGACATCTATCACTTGACATGTTATTTCTCGTTCCGTGAATCCAACCCGAATAATAATGTTGACAAGTCGGGACACTCAACGTACTGTACCATCGAAACCCCGAACCGTTTGATTGGTTGGTATGAAGTCATTCTTTTCAAGGCCCAAAATATGAGCGGTCTTAAAAGGAGAGACATTTACATCGGACCCGTCATCCACTAAAGTCATCGGAATGTGTTTGTTCCGACATATAATAGCAATATAAACGGCCAAGTTGTGTTGAGGCCCAAACGAAGGAAAATCCACATCTGAAAATGTCACGACATTGGTGAGCCTTGGTTGGACGATGGAAGTAACCATGTTGTCGGGAGTGACATTTAGTGACACGGTCATATTCAGAAGAGCTTGAAGTAAAGCTTATCCGTGTTCAAATGAACTCAACATGAGTTGCCAAATGGATacatcggccttagtcttttggagtttcTTGATTTGGGAAGCCTCAGAGGTCGTCCCTTCACCAAGAACCTCGACTATTGCAGGCTCTTTAGAGAACACTTTTTCAGGGATGTCCTTAGACCTAGAGGCATGGCATGCCTTCTCGACGTGAAATGGGCGCCCAGATCAAGTCAAATGATTAAAATCATGGGCTTCTTTCCTTGCTCGTTGGATTTCTGCTTGTGTGTGAGGAACAGTAGCACCCTTAGTAAGGtatatatcatcatcatcatcggcccaaataCCATTAACTTCGTTGGTATTTCCGGAGAGATAAGGAGTACAATCTATAGCAAAATTCCCAATTTGAATTTCATTATTTGGGCTTTGGAGGTACttagagcaatccacaaatatacTCTTGATGTACACTCCCTTTAGATAAAACGAGCGAGTGGGACGGAAATTAtcaacattgtcttcgacagTGATGAAATTGACATGGTCACCAAATGGGTTAGTGACATTGTTGGGCTTAGTCGTCGGGATTGgaagcgttccgttctcaatcatatcttggatttcATGCTTTAGCTTAAAGCACTTCTCGATGTCATGACCCCTTCCTTGATGGTAGGCACAATAAGCATCGGGTTTGTAccatttctttcatttttcaaccGGTACATCAGGGATTGGACCAATGAGCTTCAGCTTTCCATGGGCCATCAGTCTTTGAAGAGAATAAGCATAGGTACACCCAATATCAGTAAATACTCTTGGGCTTTGGTGTTGTGGACTTTTGGATCCATTTTCGAGTGCATTAATGGCTTCCACAAAGTTAGTAGTTGCAAGAGCCCTACTCTTAGAATATGATCCCGGGTATCCCTTAGGTTTTTCGACTTCAATGGCTCTAAGATCGTCTTCGACTTTCCTTCCACTTCGGGCCAATTCTTTAAAAGAATTGAAGTTATGGTACTTGAGAGCATCTCGGTAGACGGGTCGTAAATTCTTTGTGAACCTATCCACCATTTCAACCTCATCGGGCTTCTTAGCTAGCTTCACACTTTCACCACGCCACCTTGAATAGAACTCGGTGaaaccttccttttctttttgggtCATCACCTCTAATGTTCTCATAGAGGTTTGGATTTccacattatcagcatagtgtcTGCAGAATTCCACTGTGATGTCTTCAAAAGTGGGAAAATTCTTTATGTCTAAGTTATAGAACCATGCTTTTGGGTGAGTACCCAAGGATTGAGCAAATATTTTAGAGAGCatttcagcaggtactcccttcaaagCCAGGTAATCCTTGTAGGACTTAACATGATGGACCGGATCCTCAGTACCCTTAAACTTTGGAATATCAGTAAGTGCAAAGTTTGCGAATAGCTTGTTTAGAACTGGAGTGTAGGTCCTTGCATTTTCGAAATGGATACTTTTCCCTTGGGCTAATTTCAATCTATCTTCGATAAACTgaaaccgtttctccaaatcggATTGAGGTGGGACGGATGAGTCGGTGAGCTTGGACTCAATATTCTCCATCCGAGTAATGATAAGTTCCATTGTCGCACTAAGTTTGTTGATTGCGTCTTCCATTACTTTAAGTCGGGTATtcggcggcctttctacaagaaaacccgcACAATCAATATTTTGGGATAAAACCTGTACACCTTGGACTTGACCTAAAAACTTGACCCATATGAGAAGACTCGGACTAGAA contains:
- the LOC141588086 gene encoding uncharacterized protein LOC141588086 — its product is MWVEAKSYKVLNAKQVAKFIQNDIICRYGVPHEFISDRGTHFQAETELILQKYKIKHHKSSPYRPQTNDAVEAANKTVATILRKMTDNYREWPEKIPFALWGYRTSIRTATGATPYYLVYGMEVVQPVELEIPSLRILLESEVPEADWVQAPYDSQVILHECRLNALYHVQLYQKRIERAFNKKVKPRGIKEEDLVLKSVRALLPVDPRGKFKPNCRAILGQEDFVGWSRSIDRSEWERRCKPNKLRSTEEVLPLKRDLILKCYEIIFEIAMHLE